One Acutalibacter muris DNA window includes the following coding sequences:
- a CDS encoding ABC transporter ATP-binding protein, translating into MNDNKNQESWLHTLFNFVAPCKGKMLLSILCSLISVAGSFIPYFCLYQIISMFLFGTPSMETLIFWCGVGLCGYVTQIVFFGISTAVSHDLSYHILYGLRLKIADRLMRAPLGNVTGNAIGHLKSIMLDKVEGVERPLAHMIPELGGNLVLVILIFGYLLSIDWRMALASMATLPFAAAPMMASMKAFNTKYTEYMKANDHVNSVIIEYVEGIEVVKTFNQSTSSYAKFANAVNSFKDYTLDWFQSSWKSMNLIFSILPTTFLGTLPIGVILYKIGAITPVELTICLVLALSLLPPLIKTTAFITEIKAMQYSVEGSKELLDMDVLPDKKEKVSPRKYDITFHDVAFSYTGNNSDNVLEHLNLEMPEGTFTALVGPSGGGKSTVAKLIARFWDVSSGKIAISGTDIKDIPIKQLADFVSFVTQDNFLFNCSLMENIRLGNPKATDEEVYAAARAACCDEFIRGLEKGYNTPAGEAGKSLSGGEKQRISIARAILKNAPIIILDEATAFTDPQNEDKIQKSIAALTKGKTLLVIAHRLSTIQNADNIIILRKGQIIDSGTQGYLLENCPLYRSMWEAHIGAKNWAVSQVQKGGR; encoded by the coding sequence ATGAACGACAACAAAAATCAAGAAAGTTGGCTGCATACCCTCTTTAATTTTGTTGCGCCATGTAAAGGGAAAATGCTATTGTCCATCCTCTGCTCGCTTATCAGTGTTGCAGGAAGTTTTATTCCCTACTTTTGCCTTTATCAGATTATTTCCATGTTCCTTTTTGGAACGCCCAGCATGGAAACACTGATTTTCTGGTGCGGTGTTGGATTGTGCGGCTATGTAACCCAAATTGTGTTTTTCGGAATCTCAACGGCAGTATCACATGATTTGTCCTACCATATCCTTTATGGGCTACGGTTGAAAATTGCTGACCGGCTTATGCGTGCGCCGCTGGGAAATGTAACGGGAAATGCAATCGGTCATTTGAAAAGTATTATGCTGGATAAGGTAGAAGGGGTTGAGCGTCCTTTAGCGCATATGATCCCCGAATTGGGTGGAAATCTTGTGCTTGTCATATTGATCTTTGGCTATCTTCTCTCTATCGACTGGCGCATGGCATTAGCTTCTATGGCAACGCTTCCTTTTGCTGCTGCTCCAATGATGGCATCCATGAAAGCCTTTAACACAAAATACACGGAATATATGAAAGCAAACGATCATGTAAACAGCGTTATCATTGAATATGTAGAAGGAATTGAGGTTGTCAAAACTTTCAATCAAAGTACCAGTTCTTATGCAAAATTTGCAAATGCGGTGAACTCATTCAAGGATTACACGCTTGACTGGTTTCAAAGCTCTTGGAAGTCTATGAATTTGATTTTTTCTATTCTTCCTACCACATTTTTAGGGACGCTGCCTATTGGTGTAATCTTGTATAAGATAGGAGCAATTACACCCGTAGAACTTACAATATGCTTGGTGCTTGCATTAAGTCTGTTGCCCCCGCTGATTAAAACTACCGCCTTCATTACTGAGATTAAGGCTATGCAGTATTCAGTGGAAGGCTCAAAAGAACTTCTTGATATGGACGTACTACCGGATAAAAAAGAAAAAGTTAGTCCCCGGAAGTATGATATTACGTTTCATGATGTTGCGTTTTCATACACAGGGAATAATTCGGACAATGTGTTAGAGCATTTGAATTTAGAAATGCCGGAAGGTACTTTTACCGCTTTAGTCGGTCCGTCGGGTGGCGGCAAATCTACGGTTGCTAAACTGATTGCCCGGTTTTGGGACGTATCAAGCGGGAAAATTGCGATTAGCGGGACAGACATAAAGGACATTCCAATTAAGCAGCTTGCCGATTTTGTTAGCTTTGTTACACAGGACAATTTTCTTTTTAACTGTTCCTTAATGGAAAATATAAGGCTGGGGAATCCCAAAGCGACAGATGAAGAAGTCTATGCAGCAGCAAGGGCGGCTTGCTGTGATGAATTTATCCGTGGGTTAGAAAAAGGATATAACACTCCTGCAGGAGAAGCCGGGAAATCTCTTTCGGGTGGTGAAAAACAACGAATATCTATTGCAAGGGCAATATTGAAAAATGCGCCAATCATTATTTTGGACGAAGCCACCGCATTTACTGATCCACAAAATGAGGACAAGATTCAAAAGTCGATTGCAGCATTGACAAAAGGAAAAACCCTGCTTGTAATTGCGCATAGGCTTTCTACAATACAAAACGCTGACAATATCATCATTCTAAGAAAAGGACAGATTATTGACAGCGGAACACAGGGCTATCTGCTTGAAAATTGCCCGTTGTACCGTTCTATGTGGGAAGCACATATAGGTGCAAAAAATTGGGCTGTATCACAGGTTCAGAAAGGAGGCAGATAA